In Bryobacteraceae bacterium, the following proteins share a genomic window:
- a CDS encoding acyl-CoA dehydrogenase codes for MDTAPLTILPEEDEMFRAAVAQFAREQIGPWVREMDEKSHFRPDLLRQMFALGLMGIEIPEEYGGQGGSFFQAVVAIEELAAVDPAAAVIVDVQNTLVINALLRWGNEEQKRAWLPRLAADTVASYALSEAGSGSDAFALQTRATRDGDGYVLTGRKLWITNAAESGLFLVFANLDPASGYRGITAFLVDRGTAGFQVGRKEDKLGIRASSTCELILENCRLPLSAVLGETGKGYKIAIETLNEGRIAIGGQMVGLARGALRHATAYAAERKQFGKPIAEFQAVQLELAEMATDVEAARLLVYNAARLKEAGKPFLTEAAMAKYFASQIAETTASRAVEILGGVGFTKDYPVEKLYRDAKIGRIYEGTSNMQRLTIAKQILSAARPTGKE; via the coding sequence ATGGACACCGCTCCGTTGACGATCCTCCCCGAAGAAGACGAAATGTTTCGCGCCGCCGTGGCGCAGTTCGCCCGCGAGCAGATCGGGCCATGGGTCCGCGAGATGGATGAAAAATCGCACTTTCGGCCGGATCTGCTGCGCCAGATGTTCGCGCTGGGGTTGATGGGCATCGAGATTCCGGAAGAGTATGGCGGGCAGGGCGGCAGCTTCTTTCAGGCCGTGGTCGCCATTGAGGAACTCGCCGCTGTCGACCCGGCCGCGGCCGTGATCGTCGACGTGCAGAATACGCTGGTGATCAACGCACTGCTGCGATGGGGGAACGAGGAACAGAAGCGCGCATGGCTGCCCCGGCTCGCCGCGGACACGGTCGCGTCGTACGCGCTTTCGGAAGCCGGCTCCGGGTCCGACGCCTTCGCGCTCCAGACGCGGGCCACGCGCGACGGCGACGGCTACGTGCTCACTGGGCGCAAGCTGTGGATCACGAACGCGGCGGAATCCGGCCTCTTTCTCGTGTTCGCGAATCTCGACCCTGCGTCGGGGTATCGAGGGATTACGGCGTTTCTGGTCGATCGCGGGACGGCGGGCTTCCAGGTGGGCCGCAAGGAGGACAAGCTCGGCATCCGGGCGTCTTCCACGTGCGAGCTGATCCTCGAGAACTGCCGCTTGCCGCTATCGGCCGTGCTCGGCGAAACCGGCAAGGGTTACAAGATCGCGATCGAGACTCTGAACGAAGGGCGCATCGCAATCGGCGGGCAGATGGTGGGTCTCGCGCGCGGCGCGCTTCGCCACGCCACGGCCTACGCCGCCGAGCGGAAGCAGTTTGGCAAGCCGATCGCCGAGTTCCAGGCGGTGCAGCTCGAACTGGCGGAAATGGCGACCGACGTCGAGGCCGCGCGCCTGCTGGTCTACAACGCGGCGCGGTTGAAGGAAGCCGGCAAACCGTTCCTCACCGAGGCGGCGATGGCGAAATACTTCGCGTCGCAGATCGCTGAAACGACGGCCTCGCGGGCGGTGGAGATTCTCGGCGGAGTGGGGTTCACGAAGGACTACCCAGTGGAAAAGCTCTACCGCGACGCCAAAATCGGTAGAATCTACGAAGGAACCAGCAATATGCAGCGGTTGACGATCGCGAAACAGATCCTGTCCGCGGCGCGTCCAACCGGGAAGGAGTAA